A single Arcobacter sp. FWKO B DNA region contains:
- a CDS encoding LapD/MoxY N-terminal periplasmic domain-containing protein: MTLYKQIAILVSLVFLVLLVTILTVSFNIIRDSAKQELYENAQNSVSSISLSINNTDISKSSIETIINAAFDNGNYEQIRYLDADGNIVYQRFIDKKQSVIPLWFEQIVKFEIPTAKATLSSGWNILGTIEILNDRSVTYAQLYSIMVNMVLYLGMACIIFLAILAYIFHIILKPLLDIEKQALAVLKDEFVIQDKLPWTKEFKVVISSINKMVSKFETIFKTASETLCENKELLYTDHVMNISNRRYFILKATEFLTDENEKHGGTAIILSIKKTELLNQLLGYKNTDRLLFEFAQYLKEKTKDIDDTLLSRLNGSEIIIMMPKTYLSIASQLASDIIIFIDNKLDELKIDKENFGIYVGVCEYEAEHNISELLSLVDYSLSQAKLLPSGEFYRLLNNKVAITKERWRQIILDGFTNDSFEIIYRKVLQTDTKQKVHNVVSFALNSDNEAYFYGTLIAPVVELGMVKDVYLYVIKKVLLSTEYEEKTPLTIQISAQFIENIDIYDKLKKLFDDTKNHIRSNIIFEIPESVINKHYEKSLLYIKLFKEYGFGFGLNSFIADSEDYQYLKELRPEFVKADKQYLLDTDQNINVLKIVLDSLGIKLIATGVNDLSEITQLNKKGVNIVAGMVVEKI; this comes from the coding sequence ATGACGCTATATAAACAAATTGCCATTTTGGTATCTTTAGTTTTTTTAGTATTATTAGTTACGATATTGACAGTTTCTTTTAATATTATAAGAGATTCTGCAAAACAAGAGTTGTATGAAAATGCACAAAATAGTGTGTCTAGCATAAGTTTGTCTATTAATAATACAGATATATCAAAAAGTTCCATAGAAACAATTATAAATGCAGCTTTTGATAACGGAAATTATGAACAAATTAGATATCTTGATGCTGACGGAAATATTGTATATCAAAGATTTATTGACAAAAAACAAAGTGTTATTCCACTGTGGTTTGAACAGATTGTAAAATTTGAAATACCAACAGCAAAAGCAACTTTGTCAAGTGGTTGGAATATTCTAGGAACAATTGAAATATTAAATGATAGAAGCGTTACATATGCTCAATTATATAGTATTATGGTGAATATGGTGTTATATTTAGGTATGGCATGTATCATATTTTTAGCAATATTAGCTTATATATTTCATATTATTTTAAAACCTCTTCTTGATATTGAAAAACAGGCACTTGCAGTACTGAAAGATGAGTTTGTGATACAAGATAAACTACCATGGACAAAAGAGTTTAAAGTGGTTATTAGTAGTATTAATAAAATGGTTTCAAAATTTGAAACCATTTTTAAAACTGCAAGTGAGACACTATGCGAAAATAAAGAATTATTATATACTGACCATGTAATGAATATATCAAATAGAAGATATTTTATTTTAAAAGCAACAGAATTTTTAACAGATGAAAACGAAAAACATGGTGGAACAGCAATTATACTTTCAATTAAAAAAACAGAGCTATTGAATCAGCTTTTGGGTTACAAAAATACAGATAGATTATTGTTTGAATTTGCACAGTATTTAAAAGAAAAAACAAAAGATATTGATGATACTTTATTATCTAGACTAAATGGCTCTGAAATAATCATTATGATGCCAAAAACTTATCTTAGTATCGCTTCACAATTAGCAAGTGATATTATAATATTCATAGATAATAAACTTGATGAACTTAAAATTGATAAAGAAAATTTTGGTATATATGTAGGCGTATGTGAATATGAGGCAGAACATAATATTAGTGAGTTGTTAAGCTTGGTTGATTATTCATTATCTCAGGCAAAATTGCTTCCATCTGGTGAATTTTATAGACTCCTTAATAATAAGGTTGCCATTACAAAAGAGAGATGGAGACAGATTATTCTTGATGGTTTTACAAATGATAGTTTTGAAATTATATATAGAAAAGTTTTACAAACAGATACAAAGCAAAAAGTACACAATGTTGTAAGTTTTGCTTTAAATAGCGATAATGAGGCATATTTTTATGGTACATTGATTGCTCCAGTTGTAGAACTTGGTATGGTAAAAGATGTTTATTTGTATGTAATCAAAAAAGTATTACTTTCAACAGAATATGAAGAAAAAACCCCTTTAACCATACAGATATCAGCACAGTTTATTGAAAATATAGACATATATGATAAATTAAAAAAACTTTTTGATGATACAAAAAATCATATAAGAAGTAATATTATATTTGAAATTCCAGAATCTGTCATTAATAAACATTATGAAAAAAGTTTATTATATATCAAACTTTTTAAAGAATATGGATTTGGATTTGGACTAAATAGTTTTATTGCAGATAGTGAAGATTATCAATATCTCAAAGAGCTTCGTCCAGAGTTTGTTAAAGCAGATAAACAATATCTACTTGATACAGACCAAAACATAAATGTTTTAAAGATTGTACTTGATTCTTTGGGTATTAAATTGATAGCAACTGGTGTTAATGATTTATCTGAAATAACTCAGCTAAATAAAAAAGGGGTAAATATAGTCGCAGGAATGGTCGTAGAAAAAATATAG
- a CDS encoding transglutaminase-like cysteine peptidase: MKFLFAILIFIFVGYSNEYVNQNILKQVEQKYGRFAKNRFVALEKLIDNLKNKTEEEKIELINDFFNNVKYASDIKNYGVTDYWATPFEFLARDQGDCEDYVIAKYFTLKHLGIPAHKMYFTYVRVKGYEEAHMVLTYYKTPTSEPLVLDNLRNKIFPASQRTDLTPVYNFNPEVLKDGKKTNAHRKWDELLKKIRENKI; encoded by the coding sequence ATGAAATTTTTATTTGCAATATTAATCTTTATCTTTGTTGGATATTCAAACGAATATGTGAATCAAAATATATTGAAGCAAGTTGAGCAAAAATATGGTCGTTTTGCAAAAAATAGATTTGTTGCACTAGAAAAGCTTATAGATAATTTGAAAAACAAAACAGAAGAAGAAAAAATTGAGTTAATAAATGACTTTTTTAACAATGTTAAATATGCTAGTGACATCAAAAATTATGGTGTTACTGATTATTGGGCTACACCGTTTGAATTTTTGGCTAGAGATCAAGGTGATTGTGAAGATTATGTTATTGCAAAATATTTTACTTTAAAACATCTTGGTATTCCAGCACATAAAATGTACTTTACATATGTAAGAGTAAAGGGGTACGAAGAAGCTCACATGGTGCTTACATACTACAAAACACCAACATCTGAACCTTTGGTTTTAGATAATCTAAGAAACAAAATATTTCCAGCTTCACAAAGAACAGATTTAACACCTGTTTATAACTTTAATCCAGAAGTTTTAAAAGATGGTAAAAAAACCAATGCCCATAGAAAATGGGATGAGTTGCTTAAAAAAATAAGGGAGAATAAAATATGA
- a CDS encoding HlyD family type I secretion periplasmic adaptor subunit — MFKEFIQNIKKLYIQIKNSPFFDKTPVLPKTPLTQQDYEFMNSLSSAVMQIRPNKLHWVLISFVVTIFLFIIWASFAKIDEISRGSGKVVPSGQNQLIQNLEGGIVSEILVREGEFVEKDQVLIRISNEKSTSTAVSHNLKILSLQAQKLRLEAELKQGSFDFERSEVPEMNTFLENEKELFQTNQRQLNSKVQILKEQYNQKTNELQDAQQTIEHLKFSVEMISKEVEMTKPMVERGIRSQVDFLKLQREESDAKQRLQSAFLSVPKLKSEIAEIKKKIDETYEANESQTREKLNEIVTSLKELQATSTAYDDQVLRTTVRSPQNGIVQKLHVNTIGGAIKPAQDLIEIVPTDYSLLVEVKILPSDIAFIYHGQKAIVKFSAYDFSIFGGLEGYVVNISPDTITEKDDKTYYLVRIETEKNYIGTEEKPMKIIPGMVADVDIITGKKSILDYILKPILKTKQYTFTER, encoded by the coding sequence ATGTTTAAAGAATTTATTCAAAACATAAAAAAGTTATATATACAAATAAAAAATTCACCTTTTTTTGATAAAACACCAGTTTTACCAAAAACGCCATTAACTCAACAAGACTATGAGTTTATGAATAGTTTGAGTTCTGCTGTTATGCAAATAAGACCCAATAAGCTACACTGGGTATTAATATCATTTGTTGTTACTATATTTCTTTTTATTATTTGGGCATCTTTTGCTAAGATAGATGAAATATCAAGAGGAAGCGGAAAAGTTGTGCCAAGTGGGCAAAATCAGCTTATCCAAAACCTTGAAGGTGGTATTGTCTCTGAAATACTAGTTAGAGAGGGCGAGTTTGTCGAAAAAGACCAAGTTTTAATAAGAATAAGTAACGAGAAATCAACCTCAACTGCTGTATCTCATAATCTTAAGATTTTATCATTACAAGCACAAAAACTTAGGCTTGAAGCTGAGTTAAAACAAGGCAGTTTTGACTTTGAAAGATCTGAAGTGCCAGAAATGAATACTTTTTTGGAAAATGAAAAAGAGTTGTTTCAAACAAATCAAAGACAATTGAATTCTAAAGTACAAATATTAAAAGAGCAATATAATCAAAAAACTAATGAGCTTCAAGATGCTCAACAGACTATTGAGCATTTAAAATTTTCTGTTGAAATGATATCCAAAGAAGTTGAAATGACAAAACCAATGGTAGAGCGTGGAATAAGATCACAAGTTGATTTTTTGAAACTCCAAAGAGAAGAAAGCGATGCAAAACAAAGGTTACAAAGTGCTTTTTTATCGGTACCTAAGTTAAAATCAGAAATTGCAGAAATTAAAAAAAAGATTGATGAAACTTATGAGGCAAATGAGTCACAAACTAGAGAAAAGTTAAACGAGATTGTTACTTCATTAAAAGAACTTCAAGCGACCTCTACTGCATATGATGATCAGGTACTAAGAACAACTGTACGCTCTCCTCAAAATGGAATTGTTCAAAAACTTCATGTTAATACTATTGGTGGTGCCATAAAACCTGCTCAAGATTTGATAGAGATAGTACCAACTGACTATAGCTTGCTTGTTGAAGTAAAAATATTACCATCTGATATTGCATTTATATATCATGGACAAAAAGCAATTGTAAAATTTTCAGCATATGACTTTTCTATATTTGGAGGGCTTGAAGGGTATGTTGTAAATATTAGTCCTGATACAATTACTGAAAAAGATGATAAGACTTATTATCTTGTAAGAATTGAAACAGAAAAGAATTATATTGGAACTGAGGAGAAACCAATGAAAATTATTCCTGGAATGGTTGCAGATGTTGATATTATAACAGGTAAAAAATCTATACTTGATTATATACTAAAACCCATTCTCAAAACAAAACAATATACATTTACGGAGAGATAA
- a CDS encoding type I secretion system permease/ATPase — MLKHISKKKDSLLESLVLYTKLFHKPYSEDSLLAGLPIDANLTDQVLFSKSSSKSLFSRAAARAGLKTTLIERPICDILELQLPVILILSNDNSCILESFSSDRQKAKIVFAGDEALQEWVDVDKLEKEYLGFAFMLKKEFEYEKSNNTLDTKGQRHWFWSTLGLSRSIYYDCILASILINLFVLATPLFTMNVYDRVIPNNAQETLLVFTIGIVAVFLIDSFLKFVRSYFLELAGKKSDVIMSSIIFEKVLDLNMSSHPKSVGSFANNLKSFDNIRSFLTNATLSVLIDFPFSILFLVVIYYIAGVIVLVPILIMVLIVMYAFFVRKPLQESIESTYEASAKKNGILIETLQNIETIKAHGLASSTQWNWEESTGEIANKSLKSRLVSASIPNLTGLLVGLNTVLVIVVGVFQIQNFELTMGGLIAAMILSSRAIAPMGQIAALITNYEDAKTSYKMIDEIVNKPLERPIGKQFVKRPALKGNIEFRNVTFKYPDSQAYALKDVSFKIQEGEKVAFIGRIGSGKSTIAKLILKLYEPDSGSILIDGIDISQIDPADIRKRIGYVAQDIHLFRGTIKNNILGAYKFVDDEWMIECSRLSGTDEFVKLHPMGYDMQIGERGAGLSGGQRQSVGIARALIGNSNIFLFDEPTNAMDQTSETNVLNNLKEIIDDKTLLLVTQKMNMLELVDRVIVMHQGAKLLDGKKQDVMKQLGGSNV, encoded by the coding sequence ATGTTAAAGCATATTTCGAAGAAAAAAGATTCTTTACTTGAATCTTTGGTTTTGTATACTAAATTATTTCATAAGCCCTATTCTGAGGATTCTTTACTTGCTGGACTCCCAATAGATGCAAATTTGACTGATCAAGTTTTATTTTCTAAAAGTAGTTCTAAATCACTTTTTTCAAGAGCTGCTGCAAGGGCTGGACTTAAAACAACACTAATAGAAAGACCAATTTGCGATATTTTAGAATTACAATTACCAGTGATACTTATTTTATCAAATGATAATAGCTGTATATTGGAAAGTTTTTCATCAGATAGACAAAAGGCAAAAATAGTATTTGCAGGAGATGAAGCTCTTCAGGAGTGGGTTGATGTAGATAAATTAGAAAAAGAATATTTGGGTTTTGCTTTTATGTTAAAAAAAGAATTTGAATATGAAAAATCAAATAATACTTTGGATACAAAAGGGCAAAGACATTGGTTTTGGAGCACTTTAGGGCTATCAAGATCAATATATTATGATTGTATTTTAGCGTCGATATTAATTAATCTTTTTGTGTTAGCAACTCCATTGTTTACTATGAATGTCTATGATAGAGTAATTCCAAATAATGCTCAAGAAACATTGCTTGTTTTTACTATTGGGATAGTTGCAGTATTTTTAATTGACTCATTTTTGAAATTTGTTAGATCATATTTTTTGGAACTTGCTGGTAAAAAAAGTGATGTAATTATGTCATCTATTATTTTTGAAAAAGTATTAGATTTGAATATGTCTTCACATCCAAAGTCTGTGGGTTCTTTTGCTAACAATCTGAAAAGCTTTGATAATATAAGAAGCTTTTTAACAAATGCAACATTAAGTGTTTTGATAGACTTTCCATTTTCCATACTTTTTTTGGTAGTAATTTATTATATAGCTGGTGTGATTGTTCTTGTCCCTATTCTAATAATGGTATTAATAGTAATGTATGCTTTTTTTGTTAGAAAACCATTACAAGAAAGTATAGAAAGTACATATGAGGCATCAGCAAAGAAAAATGGGATATTAATTGAAACATTACAAAATATTGAAACTATAAAGGCACATGGACTTGCTAGTAGTACTCAGTGGAACTGGGAAGAGTCTACAGGAGAGATAGCTAATAAAAGCTTAAAGTCAAGGCTTGTTTCAGCATCAATTCCAAACTTAACTGGTTTGCTTGTTGGATTAAATACTGTACTTGTGATAGTAGTTGGTGTATTTCAAATTCAGAATTTTGAACTTACTATGGGAGGATTGATAGCTGCAATGATATTGTCATCTCGTGCTATCGCACCAATGGGACAAATTGCTGCTTTAATTACTAATTATGAAGATGCAAAAACTTCTTATAAGATGATAGATGAAATTGTAAATAAACCTCTAGAAAGACCAATAGGAAAACAATTTGTAAAGCGCCCTGCCCTAAAAGGAAATATAGAATTTAGAAATGTGACATTCAAATATCCAGATAGTCAAGCGTATGCACTAAAAGATGTGAGTTTTAAAATTCAAGAGGGAGAAAAAGTTGCTTTTATTGGAAGAATTGGTTCTGGTAAAAGTACCATTGCAAAACTAATTTTAAAGCTTTACGAACCTGATAGTGGGTCTATATTGATAGATGGTATAGATATTTCTCAAATAGATCCTGCTGATATTCGTAAAAGAATTGGGTATGTTGCTCAAGATATTCATTTGTTTAGAGGAACAATTAAAAACAATATATTAGGGGCATATAAATTTGTTGATGATGAGTGGATGATAGAGTGCTCTAGGCTTAGTGGGACTGATGAGTTTGTAAAACTTCATCCTATGGGATATGATATGCAAATAGGTGAACGAGGAGCTGGGCTTTCTGGTGGACAAAGACAAAGCGTAGGGATAGCTAGAGCTTTGATTGGTAATAGTAATATTTTTTTATTTGACGAGCCAACAAATGCTATGGATCAAACATCAGAAACAAATGTATTAAATAATCTAAAAGAAATAATAGATGATAAAACATTGCTTCTTGTAACACAAAAAATGAATATGTTAGAGCTAGTAGATAGAGTTATTGTTATGCATCAAGGTGCCAAATTATTAGATGGAAAAAAACAGGATGTAATGAAGCAATTAGGTGGTTCAAATGTTTAA
- a CDS encoding tetratricopeptide repeat protein: protein MMKIFITVCFFVISLFGSELLKSANEAKEAKDMKKALQLYYQSAQQEGTPEAIYEIGKFFYSGIVVKQNFNKALEYFELSASKGHLESRYAIGIFYFNKKNPYHSYSKAYDVFLELANEGHAPSQNRVGMFLAFGLGMDKDYKEAVQWFQKSADGGYMTGKCHLALMYASGKGVFPNLGRAKMLAEEGYKAKNPVCIQVWDTFKLYNFSEDKGFKPLGNR, encoded by the coding sequence ATGATGAAAATTTTTATTACAGTTTGTTTTTTTGTGATATCACTATTTGGCTCTGAGCTTTTAAAAAGTGCAAATGAAGCAAAAGAGGCTAAAGATATGAAAAAAGCTTTGCAGTTGTATTATCAATCTGCACAACAAGAAGGAACACCTGAAGCTATATATGAAATAGGAAAGTTTTTTTATAGTGGAATAGTGGTGAAGCAAAATTTTAATAAAGCTTTAGAATATTTTGAGTTATCTGCTAGCAAAGGGCATCTTGAATCAAGATATGCTATTGGTATATTTTATTTTAACAAAAAAAATCCATACCATAGTTATTCAAAAGCATATGATGTATTTCTTGAACTTGCAAATGAGGGGCATGCACCATCACAAAATCGTGTAGGTATGTTTTTGGCATTTGGGTTAGGAATGGACAAAGACTACAAAGAAGCCGTGCAATGGTTTCAAAAATCAGCTGATGGTGGATACATGACTGGAAAATGTCATTTGGCTTTAATGTATGCAAGTGGAAAAGGTGTGTTTCCAAATCTTGGTCGTGCAAAAATGTTAGCTGAAGAAGGTTATAAAGCAAAAAACCCAGTATGTATACAAGTGTGGGACACTTTTAAGTTATATAATTTTTCTGAAGATAAAGGTTTTAAGCCTTTAGGTAATAGATAA
- a CDS encoding alanine racemase gives MAKIILKKANYFHNLNTINKKLQNIDKIAVVLKDNAYGHGIINIAQMANEFGIKRAVVRTVKEAEQIKEYFDFILVLSDILTPTYSHTFHITINTIDDIEKICENTNVHLKVDTGMHRNGINQSMLQEAIYRISEQKLNLTGVFTHHRSSDILSSEFYWQRDNFYRVKKEVRYICEKLFPHFNPEFHSLNSSAVFRCENNIDDDFVRVGIAGYGYCDNQFPLVVPDLKPVASLVCNKVSSIHLKKGQRVGYAGEFTAPKDMVCSTYDIGYGDGFFRINGEKTPYITPKGYKLIGKVSMDSLSLDSCDDEVVLFDDVNYLAKLNDTITYEILTALFPHLTRVVV, from the coding sequence TTGGCGAAGATAATATTAAAAAAAGCTAACTATTTTCACAATCTAAATACAATAAATAAAAAACTACAAAATATTGACAAAATTGCGGTTGTTTTAAAAGATAATGCCTATGGACATGGGATTATAAATATTGCACAAATGGCAAATGAATTTGGTATAAAAAGAGCTGTTGTTCGTACGGTTAAGGAGGCTGAACAAATAAAAGAGTATTTTGACTTTATTTTGGTACTATCAGACATATTAACCCCAACTTATTCACACACTTTTCACATAACAATTAATACTATTGATGATATAGAAAAGATATGTGAAAATACAAATGTACATCTTAAAGTTGATACAGGAATGCATCGTAATGGAATAAATCAATCTATGCTACAAGAGGCTATTTATCGCATTTCTGAGCAAAAACTAAATCTTACTGGAGTATTTACTCATCATAGAAGTTCAGATATTTTATCGAGTGAATTTTACTGGCAAAGGGATAACTTTTATCGTGTAAAAAAAGAAGTTAGATATATATGTGAAAAACTTTTCCCCCATTTTAATCCTGAGTTTCACAGTCTAAACTCTAGTGCTGTTTTTAGATGTGAAAATAACATAGATGATGATTTTGTAAGGGTTGGTATTGCTGGATATGGATATTGTGACAATCAATTTCCATTAGTAGTGCCAGATTTAAAACCTGTTGCATCATTGGTTTGCAACAAAGTATCAAGCATTCACTTAAAAAAAGGGCAAAGAGTTGGTTATGCTGGAGAATTTACAGCACCTAAAGATATGGTTTGCTCTACTTATGATATTGGATATGGCGATGGCTTTTTTAGAATAAACGGAGAAAAAACACCATACATTACACCAAAAGGATATAAGCTTATAGGAAAAGTTTCAATGGACTCTTTATCTTTGGATAGTTGTGATGATGAAGTGGTTTTGTTTGACGATGTGAATTATCTTGCAAAATTAAATGATACAATTACTTATGAAATTTTAACTGCTTTATTTCCGCATCTTACAAGGGTGGTAGTATAA
- the uvrC gene encoding excinuclease ABC subunit UvrC → MYALKEKIQSLPLGSGVYQYFDENGKILYVGKAKSLKNRVKSYFKFTPTLSPNDTLSPRIYKMISEVYSLEYIVVPSENDALILENSLIKQLKPKYNILLRDDKTYPYIYINFEEQFPRVEITRKVIKSKNIKYFGPYSVGARDIVDSIYDILPLVQKKSCIKSKKACLFFQIGKCLAPCENNVSTKEYQKILEEACDLISNKTLLIQKLKKKMVFLSEELRFEEAKLLRDKISTIEKSQITTGVDFATLENIDLFSTYFEKDRGVVVKMFIRQGKLVSSSYDFIKSDFEFDLDEIYHRAIIEYYNSNEILLVPDTVLISHEINDDEKNDLKEFLYEKFGKKLEINYPKIGKKKELCDIALTNSQELLRVKKDTSYEILQENIKELFELSTISNRIEVFDNSHMQGSATVGAMVVYDGQAWDKKSYKMYHLEAKDEYAQMKEMLTRRVLSFEQNPPPDLWVIDGGKTLLKLAKEILSSVGVEIDVLAISKEKVDAKANRSKGKANDIIYTKNDTIKLLSTDKRLHFIQKLRDEAHRFAITFHKKTKLKLDKEISLLKIKGIGEAKVKKLLNHFGSFEVVKNSTLDEIKEVLNQKDGTLIFEYFKQMESTLGEDNIKKS, encoded by the coding sequence ATGTATGCTTTAAAAGAAAAAATACAGTCACTACCTCTTGGTAGTGGCGTGTACCAATATTTTGATGAAAATGGCAAAATACTTTATGTTGGCAAGGCCAAATCACTAAAAAATAGGGTTAAGAGTTATTTTAAATTTACCCCTACCCTATCCCCCAATGACACACTTAGTCCTAGAATATATAAAATGATCAGTGAAGTTTATTCTTTAGAATATATTGTAGTGCCAAGTGAAAATGACGCTCTTATTTTAGAAAATTCGCTAATAAAACAACTAAAACCAAAATATAATATTTTACTTCGAGATGATAAAACATATCCGTATATTTATATAAACTTTGAAGAACAATTCCCAAGGGTTGAGATTACAAGAAAAGTTATAAAATCAAAAAATATAAAATATTTTGGACCCTATTCTGTTGGTGCTAGAGATATTGTGGATTCTATTTATGATATTTTGCCTTTGGTTCAGAAAAAAAGTTGTATAAAAAGTAAAAAAGCTTGTTTGTTTTTTCAAATTGGTAAATGTTTGGCTCCATGTGAGAATAATGTAAGTACTAAAGAATATCAAAAGATACTAGAAGAGGCTTGTGATTTAATTAGCAATAAAACACTTCTTATACAAAAATTAAAAAAGAAAATGGTTTTTTTGTCTGAAGAATTAAGGTTTGAAGAAGCAAAGCTATTAAGAGATAAAATTTCAACAATAGAAAAATCACAAATTACTACTGGTGTTGATTTTGCAACATTAGAAAATATAGATCTTTTTTCAACATATTTTGAAAAAGATAGAGGTGTTGTGGTAAAAATGTTTATAAGGCAAGGGAAGCTTGTAAGTAGTAGTTATGATTTTATTAAGTCAGATTTTGAGTTTGATTTAGATGAGATATATCATAGAGCTATTATAGAATATTACAACTCAAATGAAATTTTATTAGTTCCTGATACTGTTTTGATTTCTCATGAAATTAATGATGATGAAAAAAATGACCTAAAAGAATTTTTGTATGAAAAATTTGGGAAGAAACTAGAAATCAATTACCCTAAAATAGGTAAAAAGAAGGAACTTTGTGATATAGCATTAACAAATTCACAAGAATTACTGAGGGTTAAAAAAGATACATCATATGAGATTTTGCAAGAAAATATTAAAGAATTATTTGAGTTAAGTACAATTTCAAATAGAATAGAAGTATTTGATAATTCACATATGCAAGGAAGTGCAACAGTAGGTGCTATGGTTGTTTATGATGGTCAAGCTTGGGATAAAAAATCTTATAAAATGTATCATCTTGAAGCCAAAGACGAATATGCACAAATGAAAGAGATGTTAACAAGAAGAGTTTTGAGTTTTGAGCAAAATCCACCGCCTGATCTTTGGGTTATAGATGGTGGTAAGACACTACTTAAGCTTGCAAAAGAAATATTGTCAAGCGTTGGTGTTGAAATTGATGTACTGGCTATTTCTAAGGAAAAAGTAGATGCAAAAGCAAACAGAAGCAAAGGGAAAGCAAATGATATAATCTATACAAAAAATGATACTATTAAACTCCTTTCCACTGATAAAAGATTGCACTTTATCCAAAAATTAAGAGATGAAGCACATAGATTTGCAATTACATTTCATAAAAAAACAAAGCTTAAATTAGACAAAGAGATATCCTTGCTTAAAATAAAAGGTATTGGTGAGGCAAAAGTAAAAAAACTTTTAAACCATTTTGGTTCATTCGAGGTTGTAAAAAACTCAACATTAGATGAAATTAAAGAGGTTTTAAATCAAAAAGATGGTACTCTTATATTTGAATATTTTAAACAAATGGAATCAACTCTTGGCGAAGATAATATTAAAAAAAGCTAA